GGCGGCTCTATAAGCAGGCGGTGCGCCATATGCTCGAAAACCAGCCGAACTTGGCGCTGTTCCAGCAAACGGTGGCCGACCTGATCGTGGAAGGCGAGCGGGTCGTCGGGGTGAAGACCGAAATGGGCCTGAGTTTCAACGCGCGGGCGGTCGTATTGACGGCAGGCACATTTCTGGCCGGCAAGATTCATATCGGTCTCGAAAATTATAGCGGCGGCCGCGCCGGCGATGCGGCCTCGATCGCGCTGGCGCAGCGGCTGCGCGAATTGCCGTTTCGGGTCGACCGCCTGAAGACCGGCACCCCGCCGCGGATCGACGGGCGCACGATCGATTTTTCCAAACTCGATGTGCAGCACGGCGACGATCCGGTGCCGGTGTTTTCGTTCCTCGGCCGGCGCGAGCAGCATCCGCGTCAGATCCCTTGTTATATCACGCGTACGAATGCCAGAACGCACGACATCATCCGTAACGGGCTCGACCGTTCGCCGCTCTATTCCGGCATCATCGAAGGGATCGGGCCGCGTTACTGCCCGTCGATCGAAGACAAGATCGTGCGTTTTGCCGACCGCGATACGCACCAGATCTTTGTTGAGCCGGAAGGGCTCGATACGCACGAGATTTACCCGAACGGGATTTCGACCAGCCTGCCGTTCGATGTGCAGTACGAGTTCGTGCGTTCGATGCACGGTTTCGAGAACGCCGAAATTGTCCGCCCCGGCTACGCGATCGAATACGACTTCTTCGATCCTCGCGATTTGAAGACCTCGCTCGAAACCAAGCATATGCACGGCCTGTTTTTCGCGGGCCAGATCAACGGCACGACCGGCTACGAAGAAGCGGCCGCGCAAGGCTTGATCGCCGGCTTGAATGCGGCGCTTTTGGTGCAGGACAAGGAAAGCTGGTGCCCGCGCCGCGACGAAGCCTATATCGGGGTGATGATCGACGATTTAATCACGCGCGGAACGCAAGAGCCGTACCGGATGTTCACCAGCCGCGCCGAATACCGGCTGCAGTTGCGCGAAGACAATGCCGATCTCAGGCTGACGCCGCAGGGCCGTGTCTTGGGGCTGGTCGACGACGAACGCTGGCGCGCGTTCGAAGACAAACAGAACGCGATCGGCGCATTGCAGGACGGCTTGAAAAAGCAATGGATCCGGCCGGAAACCGAGGCGGCCTCCGCGGCCGAAGCCTATTGGGGCAAGCCGATCCAGAAAGAAGTGAATCTACTGGAAATGCTGCGCCGTCCGGAAGTCGATGTGGCTCGGTTGCTGTCGTTCTGCGACAAAGGCACGGAAGTGCCCGAACAGGTCGGCGAACAGGTCGAAATCCAGGCCAAGTATGCGGGTTATATCGTCCGCCAGCAGAGCGAAATCGACCGGGCGCTGCGCTACGATCACCTGCGCCTGCCCGAGACGCTCGATTATGCCGGCGTGCCGGGGCTTTCGAACGAAGTCAGCGAAAAACTGCGCAAGCAACGTCCGGAAACCCTGGGCCAGGCTTCGCGGATTCCCGGTATCACGCCGGCGGCGATTTCGCTGCTTTTGATCTATCTGAAAAAGAAAAGCGCCTGATGGAGTCTTGCCGACGTATTCTCGAAACCGGCCTGGATACGCTGCGGATTTCATGGAACGAAGCGCAAATCGACCGGTTGCTCGTCTTTCTGAAGCTGATCGAAAAATGGAACAAGGCTTATAACCTGACCGCGATCCGGAACCTCGAAGACATGGCGCGGCTGCATCTTCTGGACAGCCTCGCCGTTCTTCCTTACACAAAAGGAGGGCGCGTGATCGATATCGGTACCGGCGCCGGCTTGCCGGGCATTCCGCTGGCGATTTTTTTGCCCGAAACGTCATTTACCTTGCTCGACAGCAATGCGAAAAAAACCCGCTTCGTACAGCAGGCGGTGTTGGAACTGAAACTCGGCAATGTCGAGGTTTGCCATAGCCGGGCCGAAGCCTTTCGGCCGGAGCGAAAATTCGATACGGTGATCACCCGGGCGTTCGCCGGGTTGCCGGACATCCTGAAGACCACGGCGCACTTACTCGACGAGCACGGCGTGTTATTGGCGATGAAAGGGCAAAATCCACGGGATGAACTGGCGGCAGTTAAGGTAAAATCGTCCGTTGTCCCGCTCGCGACGCCCGGCGTCGAGGCGGAGCGTTGCCTGGTGATCATTCAAAATGAAGCAATCCCTGTAGGATAAAGTGTGACAAAAGTTATTGCG
The genomic region above belongs to Methylomicrobium agile and contains:
- the mnmG gene encoding tRNA uridine-5-carboxymethylaminomethyl(34) synthesis enzyme MnmG, translating into MKFKKDFDVIVVGGGHAGTEAALAAARCGVKTLLLTQNIETLGQMSCNPAIGGIGKGHLVKEIDALGGCMARAIDLGGIQFRILNASKGPAVRATRAQADRRLYKQAVRHMLENQPNLALFQQTVADLIVEGERVVGVKTEMGLSFNARAVVLTAGTFLAGKIHIGLENYSGGRAGDAASIALAQRLRELPFRVDRLKTGTPPRIDGRTIDFSKLDVQHGDDPVPVFSFLGRREQHPRQIPCYITRTNARTHDIIRNGLDRSPLYSGIIEGIGPRYCPSIEDKIVRFADRDTHQIFVEPEGLDTHEIYPNGISTSLPFDVQYEFVRSMHGFENAEIVRPGYAIEYDFFDPRDLKTSLETKHMHGLFFAGQINGTTGYEEAAAQGLIAGLNAALLVQDKESWCPRRDEAYIGVMIDDLITRGTQEPYRMFTSRAEYRLQLREDNADLRLTPQGRVLGLVDDERWRAFEDKQNAIGALQDGLKKQWIRPETEAASAAEAYWGKPIQKEVNLLEMLRRPEVDVARLLSFCDKGTEVPEQVGEQVEIQAKYAGYIVRQQSEIDRALRYDHLRLPETLDYAGVPGLSNEVSEKLRKQRPETLGQASRIPGITPAAISLLLIYLKKKSA
- the rsmG gene encoding 16S rRNA (guanine(527)-N(7))-methyltransferase RsmG encodes the protein MESCRRILETGLDTLRISWNEAQIDRLLVFLKLIEKWNKAYNLTAIRNLEDMARLHLLDSLAVLPYTKGGRVIDIGTGAGLPGIPLAIFLPETSFTLLDSNAKKTRFVQQAVLELKLGNVEVCHSRAEAFRPERKFDTVITRAFAGLPDILKTTAHLLDEHGVLLAMKGQNPRDELAAVKVKSSVVPLATPGVEAERCLVIIQNEAIPVG